Proteins encoded in a region of the Puniceibacterium sp. IMCC21224 genome:
- a CDS encoding H-NS family nucleoid-associated regulatory protein: MQIDLETLSKDDLKQLKSNVEKALKTIDSRRKAEAKKAAEHAAKEYGFSLDELLGSSGKGSKSAPKYANPADSSQTWTGRGRKPNWVIEALAAGKSLDDMTI; encoded by the coding sequence ATGCAAATTGACCTGGAAACACTATCTAAAGACGACCTGAAACAACTTAAGTCTAATGTCGAAAAAGCGCTTAAAACCATTGATTCCCGTCGCAAGGCAGAGGCAAAAAAAGCCGCTGAACACGCGGCCAAGGAATACGGGTTTTCGCTGGACGAGCTTTTGGGGAGCTCCGGCAAAGGCAGCAAGAGTGCACCGAAATACGCCAATCCGGCAGACAGCAGTCAGACCTGGACTGGTCGTGGCCGCAAGCCGAATTGGGTAATCGAGGCACTTGCCGCTGGAAAGTCTCTTGACGACATGACAATCTGA